One Siniperca chuatsi isolate FFG_IHB_CAS linkage group LG8, ASM2008510v1, whole genome shotgun sequence DNA segment encodes these proteins:
- the LOC122880352 gene encoding transmembrane protein 109-like isoform X2 has protein sequence MAFCASGSGRGGCAMARFFLTACVLAVGWAGAEDQQAKPTGESPPAVTLRTLITGTCQEIQRYAESVLGSGVMRSAAEFLEMVIRFLAEGAASGLNVIAVYVTEILRVTGFDVAQTLPRFTPEGVAAIAQWGLVALIGYWVLTIVLRLLIGAVRRMFWVMKTVLALWLFGLIVIDKNATTDTTAVRLAGLVLGCVLLTLLTSGSEKTFAVEHRLSCLEGRLKAVEKRKGE, from the exons ATGGCTTTTTGTGCGTCCGGCTCTGGGCGCGGTGGATGTGCCATGGCTCGGTTTTTCCTCACCGCCTGTGTATTGGCGGTGGGCTGGGCTGGAGCTGAAGATCAGCAGGCCAAGCCGACCGGGGAGAGCCCACCGGCGGTCACCCTGCGTACTCTGATCACCGGAACCTGCCAGGAGATCCAGCGGTACGCGGAGTCAGTGTTGGGAAGCGGCGTGATGCGGTCAGCTGCTGAG TTTTTGGAGATGGTGATCAGATTCCTGGCTGAAGGAGCTGCCAGCGGCCTGAACGTCATCGCTGTTTACGTCACAGAGATCCTCAGGGTCACAGGATTCGATG TTGCACAGACGTTGCCCCGCTTCACTCCAGAGGGCGTAGCCGCCATTGCCCAGTGGGGTCTGGTGGCCCTCATTGGTTACTGGGTGCTAACCATCGTTCTCCGTCTGTTGATTGGCGCGGTGAGGCGGATGTTCTGGGTGATGAAAACCGTATTGGCGCTCTGGCTTTTCGGACTGATTGTGATTGACAAGAATGCCACTACAGACACCACGGCGGTTCGGCTGGCCGGCCTGGTGCTGGGATGCGTCCTGTTGACTCTGCTCACTTCTGGCTCTGAGAAGACTTTTGCAGTGGAACACCGGCTGAGCTGCCTGGAGGGCCGGCTGAAGGCAGTGGAGAAGAGGAAAGGGGAATAG
- the LOC122880352 gene encoding transmembrane protein 109-like isoform X1 yields MAFCASGSGRGGCAMARFFLTACVLAVGWAGAEDQQAKPTGESPPAVTLRTLITGTCQEIQRYAESVLGSGVMRSAAESAVLFLESLLGQENVYTVAMFLEMVIRFLAEGAASGLNVIAVYVTEILRVTGFDVAQTLPRFTPEGVAAIAQWGLVALIGYWVLTIVLRLLIGAVRRMFWVMKTVLALWLFGLIVIDKNATTDTTAVRLAGLVLGCVLLTLLTSGSEKTFAVEHRLSCLEGRLKAVEKRKGE; encoded by the exons ATGGCTTTTTGTGCGTCCGGCTCTGGGCGCGGTGGATGTGCCATGGCTCGGTTTTTCCTCACCGCCTGTGTATTGGCGGTGGGCTGGGCTGGAGCTGAAGATCAGCAGGCCAAGCCGACCGGGGAGAGCCCACCGGCGGTCACCCTGCGTACTCTGATCACCGGAACCTGCCAGGAGATCCAGCGGTACGCGGAGTCAGTGTTGGGAAGCGGCGTGATGCGGTCAGCTGCTGAG AGTGCAGTGTTGTTTCTTGAGTCACTGCTTGGTCAGGAGAACGTCTATACCGTGGCCATG TTTTTGGAGATGGTGATCAGATTCCTGGCTGAAGGAGCTGCCAGCGGCCTGAACGTCATCGCTGTTTACGTCACAGAGATCCTCAGGGTCACAGGATTCGATG TTGCACAGACGTTGCCCCGCTTCACTCCAGAGGGCGTAGCCGCCATTGCCCAGTGGGGTCTGGTGGCCCTCATTGGTTACTGGGTGCTAACCATCGTTCTCCGTCTGTTGATTGGCGCGGTGAGGCGGATGTTCTGGGTGATGAAAACCGTATTGGCGCTCTGGCTTTTCGGACTGATTGTGATTGACAAGAATGCCACTACAGACACCACGGCGGTTCGGCTGGCCGGCCTGGTGCTGGGATGCGTCCTGTTGACTCTGCTCACTTCTGGCTCTGAGAAGACTTTTGCAGTGGAACACCGGCTGAGCTGCCTGGAGGGCCGGCTGAAGGCAGTGGAGAAGAGGAAAGGGGAATAG
- the mrpl18 gene encoding 39S ribosomal protein L18, mitochondrial produces the protein MALSGISRSVRLLGQIQQCRPIVATNQTARCLSQAASQPEPSADENEAVNPTFVNRNPRNLEQMALAVKDRGWKTTWPHREFYHRLEFSRTQHHVTAQVFSSSSPVPVLSCSTKEWAVKKELASTRCVAACQAVGEVLAHRCQQAGITRMVYRAIPWTYRSDAVQSFRAAMKEGGITLSEPRRKYIGT, from the exons ATGGCTTTGAGCGGAATTAGTCGCAGTGTACGGCTGTTAGGTCAAATTCAACAATGTCGTCCAATTGTGGCCACAAACCAGACAG CTCGGTGTCTGAGTCAGGCAGCCTCTCAGCCGGAGCCCAGCGCAGATGAAAATGAAGCCGTGAACCCGACCTTTGTGAACAGAAACCCCCGGAACCTGGAGCAGATGGCTCTGGCTGTGAAGGACCGGGGCTGGAAGACGACCTGGCCCCACCGGGAGTTCTACcacag GTTGGAGTTTTCTCGCACCCAGCACCATGTGACGGCACAAGTGTTCTCCAGCAGCTCTCCTGTCCCGGTGCTTTCCTGTTCAACCAAGGAGTGGGCGGTGAAGAAGGAGCTAGCTTCCACAAGGTGCGTGGCAGCGTGTCAGGCTGTGGGCGAAGTGCTGGCACATCGATGCCAGCAGGCTGGCATCACCAGGATGGTGTACAGGGCGATTCCCTGGACGTACCGCTCTGATGCT GTTCAGTCTTTCAGGGCAGCAATGAAAGAGGGAGGAATAACCCTCAGTGAACCCAGAAGGAAATACATCGGTACCTGA
- the LOC122880337 gene encoding uncharacterized protein LOC122880337 isoform X1 encodes MSASVLLTALFTLPLAVGWVVLGEREEVQKVCAGKEFHLPVYSTSRMVTFTPNPEGPRRILLDRTIVKDPRFEWTRDKMLVLKEVTHDDQGLYAIKLSSGFTYETVRLTVSECIKSYHRNYGDNFEHSIPENGSLLEFSPQGAPPEAMPVVLWNRTDPETSDAGRGRLLRGGKVWVAERVTQADQGNYTMRDGKGKVVSRSTLTVRGRSFNVTRFTKESLNLPLFLPVPRAHLIFTPTRYPDESSLGPFDPKPPRGPVQLIREGHIMDHDMRYRGLISLGRNGTISEVVITRLTSRHDGVYEIRDGDGNLVSSTLLQVIEKGGRWRGLLKSITVPSGMFVSLAGFILFMKRYPNCSLSQIITGLRANRTPPANPPRVNIQDYGQPSPQPSGLYSHSQQPGTPRKWTPRASPTHTGYTPVMVGTPRTQNQEAHRMAAGSSPSHNSTTERDTSNEEEKGISFSVPGASDCLHSSGDCVQFQIKKEKWSKSQEYFSTLPLDTDTSESCSVYTSEKLNFL; translated from the exons ATGTCCGCCTCTGTCCTACTCACTGCCCTTTTTACCCTTCCTCTTGCTGTGG GTTGGGTCGTACTGG GTGAAAGAGAAGAAGTCCAGAAGGTGTGTGCCGGGAAGGAATTTCATCTGCCCGTGTACTCGACATCCAGGATGGTGACATTTACACCAAACCCTGAGGGACCGAGGCGCATCCTGCTGGACAGAACCATT GTAAAGGACCCACGGTTCGAGTGGACCAGAGATAAGATGTTAGTCCTGAAAGAAGTGACTCATGATGATCAGGGACTTTACGCCATCAAACTGTCCTCTGGATTCACCTACGAGACTGTTCGTTTGACTGTTTCAG AATGCATTAAGTCCTACCACAGAAACTACGGGGATAACTTTGAGCACAGCATCCCTGAAAATGGCTCCCTACTGGAGTTTTCTCCCCAGGGTGCTCCACCTGAGGCCATGCCAGTTGTGCTATGGAATCGGACGGACCCCGAGACCAGCGATGCTGGCCGGGGGCGGCTGCTGCGGGGCGGGAAGGTCTGGGTGGCCGAGAGAGTGACGCAAGCAGACCAAGGCAACTACACTATGAGAGACGGCAAGGGGAAAGTCGTGTCCCGCAGCACCCTCACAGTCCGCG GGCGCTCCTTCAATGTCACCCGCTTCACCAAGGAGTCTCTAAACCTGCCCCTCTTTCTTCCCGTCCCTCGTGCTCACCTCATTTTTACCCCCACCCGATACCCTGACGAATCCTCCCTGGGCCCTTTTGACCCCAAGCCCCCCCGTGGCCCTGTGCAGCTGATCCGCGAGGGCCATATAATGGACCATGACATGCGCTACAGGGGCCTCATCTCTCTGGGCAGGAACGGCACCATCAGTGAGGTTGTCATAACGAGGCTGACCTCAAGGCATGATGGGGTGTATGAAATTAGAGATGGGGATGGAAACCTGGTATCCTCCACCTTGTTGCAGGTGATCG AAAAGGGAGGCAGATGGCGAGGACTTCTCAAGTCCATCACTGTCCCTTCTGGCATGTTTGTGTCATTGGCTGGTTTCATCCTGTTCATGAAGCGATACCCGAACTGCAGCCTCTCGCAGATCATCACTGGGCTCAGAGCAAACCGCACGCCACCAGCCAACCCTCCGAGGGTCAACATCCAG GACTACGGCCAGCCCAGCCCTCAGCCATCAGGTCTCTACAGTCACTCTCAGCAGCCTGGAACACCAAGAAAATGGACCCCAAGAGCCAGTCCTACTCATACT GGTTACACTCCGGTTATGGTAGGAACTCCGAGAACTCAGAACCAGGAAGCACACAGAATGGCAGCTGGGAGCTCCCCTAGTCATAATTCAACTACTGAG CGGGACACATCTaatgaggaagagaaagggatTTCCTTTTCGGTGCCCGGGGCTTCAGACTGCCTCCACTCCTCTGGGGACTGTGTTCAATTCCAGATCAAGAAAGAAAAGTGGAGCAAATCACAAGAATACTTTTCCACACTGCCACTAGACACGGACACCTCTGAATCCTGCAGTGTTTACACTTCGGAGAAACTGAACTTCTTATAA
- the LOC122880337 gene encoding uncharacterized protein LOC122880337 isoform X2 — MSASVLLTALFTLPLAVGWVVLGEREEVQKVCAGKEFHLPVYSTSRMVTFTPNPEGPRRILLDRTIVKDPRFEWTRDKMLVLKEVTHDDQGLYAIKLSSGFTYETVRLTVSECIKSYHRNYGDNFEHSIPENGSLLEFSPQGAPPEAMPVVLWNRTDPETSDAGRGRLLRGGKVWVAERVTQADQGNYTMRDGKGKVVSRSTLTVRGRSFNVTRFTKESLNLPLFLPVPRAHLIFTPTRYPDESSLGPFDPKPPRGPVQLIREGHIMDHDMRYRGLISLGRNGTISEVVITRLTSRHDGVYEIRDGDGNLVSSTLLQVIEKGGRWRGLLKSITVPSGMFVSLAGFILFMKRYPNCSLSQIITGLRANRTPPANPPRVNIQDYGQPSPQPSGLYSHSQQPGTPRKWTPRASPTHTVRLIN; from the exons ATGTCCGCCTCTGTCCTACTCACTGCCCTTTTTACCCTTCCTCTTGCTGTGG GTTGGGTCGTACTGG GTGAAAGAGAAGAAGTCCAGAAGGTGTGTGCCGGGAAGGAATTTCATCTGCCCGTGTACTCGACATCCAGGATGGTGACATTTACACCAAACCCTGAGGGACCGAGGCGCATCCTGCTGGACAGAACCATT GTAAAGGACCCACGGTTCGAGTGGACCAGAGATAAGATGTTAGTCCTGAAAGAAGTGACTCATGATGATCAGGGACTTTACGCCATCAAACTGTCCTCTGGATTCACCTACGAGACTGTTCGTTTGACTGTTTCAG AATGCATTAAGTCCTACCACAGAAACTACGGGGATAACTTTGAGCACAGCATCCCTGAAAATGGCTCCCTACTGGAGTTTTCTCCCCAGGGTGCTCCACCTGAGGCCATGCCAGTTGTGCTATGGAATCGGACGGACCCCGAGACCAGCGATGCTGGCCGGGGGCGGCTGCTGCGGGGCGGGAAGGTCTGGGTGGCCGAGAGAGTGACGCAAGCAGACCAAGGCAACTACACTATGAGAGACGGCAAGGGGAAAGTCGTGTCCCGCAGCACCCTCACAGTCCGCG GGCGCTCCTTCAATGTCACCCGCTTCACCAAGGAGTCTCTAAACCTGCCCCTCTTTCTTCCCGTCCCTCGTGCTCACCTCATTTTTACCCCCACCCGATACCCTGACGAATCCTCCCTGGGCCCTTTTGACCCCAAGCCCCCCCGTGGCCCTGTGCAGCTGATCCGCGAGGGCCATATAATGGACCATGACATGCGCTACAGGGGCCTCATCTCTCTGGGCAGGAACGGCACCATCAGTGAGGTTGTCATAACGAGGCTGACCTCAAGGCATGATGGGGTGTATGAAATTAGAGATGGGGATGGAAACCTGGTATCCTCCACCTTGTTGCAGGTGATCG AAAAGGGAGGCAGATGGCGAGGACTTCTCAAGTCCATCACTGTCCCTTCTGGCATGTTTGTGTCATTGGCTGGTTTCATCCTGTTCATGAAGCGATACCCGAACTGCAGCCTCTCGCAGATCATCACTGGGCTCAGAGCAAACCGCACGCCACCAGCCAACCCTCCGAGGGTCAACATCCAG GACTACGGCCAGCCCAGCCCTCAGCCATCAGGTCTCTACAGTCACTCTCAGCAGCCTGGAACACCAAGAAAATGGACCCCAAGAGCCAGTCCTACTCATACTGTGCGGCTCATTAACTGA
- the LOC122880332 gene encoding V-type proton ATPase 116 kDa subunit a3-like has translation MGSMFRSEEVCLVQLFLQSGSAYNCVSELGELGLVEFRDLNPNVNSFQRKFVGEVRRCEELEKTFTFVEQEINHSLSPPLQGPLLPPCPTPLAPQPRELITIEEECERLARELKEVSRNRDSLRAQLTQLCQYQGVLTTTHSLTASQAPPPVLESQGLFDNRQDVHLSFVAGVVHPWKVPSFERLLWRACRGYIIVDFREMEDRLNLPDTGEMQWTVFLISYWGDQIGQKVKKICDCFRTQTFAYPENTAEREEILQGLQGRIEDIKSVLSQTETFLQQLLKRAVTVLPQWKVRVQKCKAIQMVLNLCSPSVTDKCLIAEAWCPTAKLPELQNALREGGRRSGSGVDSFYNRLPSSTPPPTLFPLNSFTAGFQNIVDAYGVASYREVNPAVYTIITFPFLFAVMFGDVGHGLLMTLVALWMVLEEKDPKLKNNNNEIWRMMFGGRYLILLMGLFSVYTGAIYNECFSRGLTTFDSAWHVGPMFEKNLWNSSVLAGNQYLSMDPVVSGVFTSPYPFGIDPIWGLANNKLTFLNSYKMKMSVVIGVIHMTFGVCLSFFNYWHFGQISSVFFVLLPELFFMVCLFGYLVFMVVFKWIAYTPAQSKIAPSILIHFIDMFLFTDNPENPPLYKGQIVVQKILVVLALCSVPVLLLGKPTHEYITFKKRRRQVEEDRRPLVADDSSVNTHQGEVEGGAAEEEEFDAADVFMHQAIHTIEYCLGCISNTASYLRLWALSLAHAQLSEVLWVMVMRIALKWQGYVGSVVLFVVFAFFALLTISILLVMEGLSAFLHALRLHWVEFQNKFYSGSGYKLSPFSFSSLINTSAAI, from the exons ATGGGCTCCATGTTTCGCAGTGAGGAGGTCTGCCTGGTGCAGCTCTTCCTTCAGTCCGGCTCGGCCTATAATTGTGTCAGTGAGCTGGGAGAGCTGGGCCTGGTTGAGTTCAGAGAC TTAAATCCGAATGTGAACTCCTTTCAGAGGAAGTTTGTTGGCGAGGTCAGACGATGCGAGGAACTTGAGAAAACATTTA CCTTCGTGGAGCAGGAGATCAATCACTCCCTGTCTCCACCCTTGCAGGGTCCACTCCTTCCTCCATGCCCGACACCTTTGGCCCCTCAGCCCCGCGAACTCATCACCATAGAGGAGGAGTGCGAGAGGCTGGCCAGAGAGCTCAAGGAG GTGTCCAGGAACAGAGACAGCCTCCGGGCTCAGCTGACCCAGCTCTGTCAGTACCAAGGAGTCCTGACCACGACGCACTCTCTCACAGCCTCACAG GCACCACCACCTGTCCTCGAAAGCCAAGGCCTGTTTGATAACCGCCAAGATGTCCACCTCAG TTTTGTGGCAGGAGTGGTCCATCCTTGGAAGGTCCCCTCATTTGAACGGTTGTTATGGCGGGCGTGTCGCGGTTATATTATCGTGGATTTCAGAGAAATGGAGGATCGACTTAACCTTCCGGACACG GGGGAAATGCAATGGACAGTGTTCCTCATTTCCTATTGGGGGGATCAGATTGGACAGAAAGTCAAGAAGATATGTGATTG CTTCCGCACACAGACATTTGCATACCCTGAGAACActgctgagagagaggagattcTCCAGGGACTTCAGGGCAGAATTGAAGATATTAAATCA GTGTTGTCACAGACTGAGAccttcctgcagcagctgctgaagcGGGCGGTGACTGTACTGCCCCAGTGGAAGGTGCGGGTGCAGAAGTGTAAGGCGATCCAGATGGTGCTGAATCTCTGCAGCCCCTCCGTTACTGACAAATGCCTGATCGCTGAGGCCTGGTGTCCCACTGCCAAGCTGCCAGAACTGCAGAACGctctgagagagggaggg AGGAGGAGCGGCAGTGGGGTCGACTCTTTCTACAACCGCCTGCCTTCCTCCACCCCTCCACCTACTCTGTTTCCCCTCAACTCTTTCACAGCTGGTTTCCAGAACATCGTTGATGCCTACGGAGTGGCCAGCTACCGTGAAGTCAATCCAG CGGTGTACACCATCATTACATTCCCCTTCCTGTTCGCTGTAATGTTTGGGGATGTGGGTCATGGTTTACTGATGACTCTGGTTGCCCTATGGATGGTCCTTGAGGAGAAGGACCCCAAActcaagaacaacaacaatgag ATCTGGAGGATGATGTTTGGAGGAAGGTATCTGATTCTGCTGATGGGACTGTTCTCTGTCTACACGGGGGCCATTTACAACGAGTGCTTCAGCAGAGGCCTCACTACCTTCGACTCTGCGTGGCACGTCGGCCCGATGTTCGAGAAGAACCTATGGAA ttcCTCAGTCCTGGCAGGGAACCAGTACTTGTCCATGGATCCTGTTGTGTCTGGTGTTTTCACCAGCCCCTATCCATTTGGCATTGACCCG ATTTGGGGGCTGGCCAACAACAAACTAACTTTCCTCAACTCATACAAGATGAAGATGTCAGTTGTCATCGGTGTCATTCACATGACTTTTGGTGTCTGCTTGTCATTCTTCAACTACTG GCACTTTGGCCAGATAAGCAGTGTGTTCTTTGTGCTGCTCCCAGAGCTGTTCTTCATGGTGTGTCTGTTTGGCTACCTGGTGTTCATGGTGGTCTTCAAATGGATCGCCTACACTCCCGCCCAGTCCAAAATTGCTCCCAGTATACTTATCCACTTCATAGACATGTTTCTTTTCACAGACAACCCCGAAAACCCACCGCTTTATAAAGGACAG ATTGTGGTGCAGAAGATCCTGGTGGTGCTGGCCCTGTGTTCTGTCCCGGTCCTCTTGCTGGGGAAACCCACGCATGAATACATCACATTCAAGAAAAGACGACGTCAAGTG GAGGAAGACAGACGTCCGCTGGTGGCTGACGACAGCTCCGTCAACACGCATCAAGGGGAGGTGGAGGGCGGAGCTGCTGAAGAGGAG GAGTTTGATGCCGCTGACGTGTTCATGCATCAGGCCATCCACACCATAGAGTACTGCTTGGGCTGCATCTCCAACACCGCCTCTTACCTCCGACTCTGGGCTCTCAGTTTGGCACATGCAC AGCTGTCAGAGGTGTTGTGGGTGATGGTGATGCGTATTGCCCTGAAGTGGCAGGGCTATGTGGGATCTGTAGTCCTCTTTGTGGTTTTCGCCTTCTTTGCTTTGTTGACCATTTCCATCCTGCTGGTTATGGAGGGACTCTCAGCATTCCTGCATGCACTCCGTCTGCACTG GGTGGAGTTTCAGAACAAGTTCTACAGTGGATCAGGCTACAAGCTCagccctttctctttctcatctctGATCAATACATCAGCTGCTATATGA
- the prpf19 gene encoding pre-mRNA-processing factor 19, translating to MSLVCAISNEVPEHPCVSPVSNQVFERRLIEKYIAENGTDPMNGQPLSEEQLVDIKVSHPIRPKAPSATSIPAILKSLQDEWDAVMLHSFTLRQQLQTTRQELSHALYQHDAACRVIARLTKEVTAAREALATLKPQAGLIAPQAVPTSQPAAAGAGGEPMEISEQVGMTPEIIQKLQDKATILTTERKKRGKTVPEELVRAEDLTKYRQVASHAGLHSASVPGILALDLCPSDTNKVLTGGADKNVVVFDKKEEQIVATLKGHTKKVTSVIYHPSQSVVFSASPDNTIRVWSVTGGNCIQVVRAHDAGVTGLSLHATGDYLLSSSEDQYWAFSDIQTGRVLTKVTDESAGCALTCAQFHPDGLIFGTGTADSQIKIWDLKERTNVANFPGHSGPVTSIAFSENGYYLATGAQDSSLKLWDLRKLKNFKTITLDNNYEVKSLVFDQSGTYLAVGGSDIRVYICKQWSEVLNFTDHTGLVTGVAFGENAQFLTSAGMDRSLKFYSL from the exons ATGTCTTTGGTTTGTGCAA TCTCCAACGAGGTGCCGGAGCACCCATGCGTCTCTCCGGTGTCCAACCAGGTGTTTGAACGCAGGCTGATCGAGAAGTACATCGCAGAGAATGGGACGGACCCCATGAACGGACAGCCCTTGTCGGAAGAACAGCTCGTAGATATCAAAG TGTCCCATCCTATTAGACCAAAGGCACCATCAGCAACAAGCATTCCTGCCATTCTCAAGTCCCTTCAAGATGAGTGG GATGCTGTTATGCTTCACAGTTTCACCCTGCGGCAACAGCTGCAGACTACTCGCCAAGAACTGTCACACGCCCTCTACCAACATGATGCCGCCTGCAGAGTCATCGCTCGACTCACCAAAGAGGTCACTGCTGCGAGAGAAG CTCTTGCCACACTCAAACCCCAAGCTGGATTGATTGCCCCTCAGGCAGTCCCCACCTCTCAGCCAGCTGCAGCG GGTGCTGGTGGAGAGCCTATGGAAATTAGTGAACAGGTGGGAATGACTCCAGAGATCATCCAAAAg CTCCAAGACAAAGCTACTATCCTCactacagaaagaaagaag AGAGGAAAAACCGTGCCAGAGGAGCTGGTTAGAGCCGAGGATCTTACCAAATATCGGCAAGTGGCCTCGCATGCT GGACTTCATAGTGCCAGTGTCCCTGGTATTCTGGCTCTGGATCTGTGTCCCTCAGACACCAACAAAGTTCTCACCG GTGGAGCTGATAAGAACGTGGTGGTGTTTGACAAGAAGGAGGAGCAGATTGTGGCAACACTTAAGGGTCACACCAAGAAGGTCACCTCTGTCATTTACCATCCATCCCAg TCCGTGGTCTTCTCTGCGTCTCCAGACAACACCATCCGTGTGTGGTCCGTCACCGGAGGCAACTGTATCCAGGTGGTGCGTGCCCACGATGCAGGTGTCACTGGACTCTCCCTTCATGCTACTGGGGACTACCTGCTCAGCTCCTCTGaggatcag TACTGGGCCTTTTCTGATATCCAGACTGGTAGAGTCCTCACCAAAGTCACTGATGAAAGTGCTGGCTGTG CTCTCACCTGTGCTCAATTCCACCCTGATGGTCTCATTTTTGGCACTGGGACGGCCGATTCCCAAATCAAGATCTGGGATCTGAAGGAGCGTACCAACGTGGCCAACTTCCCAGGCCACTCTGGCCCCGTCACCTCCATTGCTTTCTCTGAGAATGGATACTATCTGGCCACAG GTGCCCAGGATAGCTCTCTGAAACTGTGGGATCTGAGGAAACTGAAGAACTTCAAGACCATCACCCTGGACAACAACTATGAG gtGAAGTCCCTCGTGTTTGACCAAAGTGGTACCTACCTGGCTGTAGGAGGGTCTGACATCCGTGTCTACATCTGCAAGCAGTGGTCTGAGGTCCTCAACTTCACAG ACCATACAGGATTGGTGACAGGAGTGGCCTTTGGAGAGAACGCTCAGTTCCTGACCTCTGCAGGAATGGACAGAAGCCTCAAATTTTACAGTTTGTAG